A stretch of the Lolium perenne isolate Kyuss_39 chromosome 3, Kyuss_2.0, whole genome shotgun sequence genome encodes the following:
- the LOC127340565 gene encoding uncharacterized protein, with translation MEHLVYDPTRRTRVYYLKAEGMATFKVTVMLHARMVEKWTRDVKRDFLDAAATKCVGLGCDFTAPRNHKVDEKQRATVLQLSVASETLVFHMIHANIKVPHVLKDFSEDGNIKFCSAAIENDVRKLEIDGIHITCAYDLQKIVANPTRKPTPSLHDLANHTIGTNLEQKKKKYDGKKKRDASAQEKEDELIFRWGNYPLGYEQVHYAALDAHPSFEIARKY, from the coding sequence ATGGAGCACCTCGTGTATGACCCGACTCGTCGGACACGGGTGTACTACCTCAAGGCCGAAGGGATGGCGACGTTCAAGGTCACGGTCATGCTTCATGCAAGAATGGTGGAGAAGTGGACACGGGACGTGAAGAGGGACTTTCTAGACGCCGCAGCGACCAAGTGCGTCGGGTTGGGCTGCGATTTCACCGCCCCTCGCAATCACAAGGTCGACGAGAAGCAGCGCGCCACCGTCCTTCAACTCTCTGTGGCGTCCGAGACGTTGGTGTTCCATATGATTCATGCCAATATAAAAGTGCCACACGTGCTCAAGGATTTCTCGGAGGACGGGAACATCAAATTCTGCAGCGCCGCTATCGAAAATGATGTGAGAAAGCTAGAAATCGACGGCATTCACATTACTTGTGCATACGACCTCCAGAAGATAGTCGCGAACCCCACTAGGAAGCCCACTCCAAGTCTACATGATTTGGCAAACCATACCATTGGGACAAACCTtgagcagaagaagaagaagtacgaCGGCAAGAAGAAGAGGGACGCCTCCGCGCAAGAAAAAGAAGATGAGCTCATTTTTCGATGGGGCAATTATCCATTAGGCTACGAGCAAGTGCACTATGCAGCACTAGACGCTCACCCGAGCTTCGAGATTGCTAGAAAGTATTGA